From the Xiphophorus maculatus strain JP 163 A chromosome 20, X_maculatus-5.0-male, whole genome shotgun sequence genome, one window contains:
- the klhdc7a gene encoding kelch domain-containing protein 7A, with product MPIADLLGVQFDMQLLVKLSFSAAAVLLVSWAYRFYRSRDVRKIKPCGKENRETENSASHDYKRTQQHLCFQDKDDDAKQDLVTNDLESNSTKGILNKSHLHQVEKSKNVFSSLNNDQNKYIGKEMLRQDQPTVCPSNISIGSTLKIHDYGMAAITGRRSPCRLKKLDGGVGVSRELRQDLEHQGVYSSFLSKAEIKVEDAKVVLEGSGDKIVSGKIYDYYVESSSHSITDSKTLPAQYELNTVSKKNYGTEDTSFIDSSVSPIIMRDLVLPQSAVVEDSLQGRLRHPERPSLLRKESYMSAAEQSESSIHFRISTQSSPVTHHGASADNETIYLQKSTDKVHNMKEATDVETVGSGSFSGLPAEIFLSKDLEILKSKLNLGNCLEILHLAKKKGQKSVQQAALEVMSDNYLQVLRDPNLYGRLMADERERIRKQRMRARRFVIVADMDPQDCFRNTAAQRAKSEQRSTSSAMYFYDDYKDVWHSLCLIPQEVISKACAMCTMDNYLFVAVGCQGSDREMTPSKRVFCYNPLTSIWKEICPMNEARPRCKLAALDGYIYAIGGECLSSVERYDPRQDRWTFVAPLPNDTFAVAHHVTVCSGELFVSGGTLRYILLRYNPKTNTWRPSLIVGSKDRSIDMVAVGRFLYRFDINPLLGVSVFRYHTVARLWYECSTKRILHCPAFQCVAMDGTVYCLSRHFTMRFDADEISPAFADEELSVLSEAKGLLFPFILSLPDKNPRQTSV from the coding sequence aTGCCAATTGCAGACCTTCTCGGAGTCCAGTTCGACATGCAGCTGCTGGTGAAACTtagtttctctgctgctgcagtgctGCTGGTTTCTTGGGCCTACAGATTCTACAGATCTAGAGACGTGAGGAAAATTAAACCTTGTGgcaaagaaaacagagagacagaaaattCTGCCAGCCACGACTACAAGAGGACACAGCAGCATCTCTGTTTTCAAGACAAGGACGATGATGCCAAGCAAGACTTAGTTACTAATGACTTGGAATCCAACAGCACCAAGGGAATACTTAATAAATCTCATCTACACCAAGTTGAAAAGAGTAAGAATGTATTTAGTAGTTTAAataatgatcaaaataaatacataggGAAGGAGATGCTTCGTCAGGACCAACCAACTGTTTGCCCAAGTAATATTTCAATTGGATCTACTTTGAAGATACATGATTATGGAATGGCAGCTATTACTGGACGTCGCTCTCCTTGCCGTTTGAAGAAGCTAGATGGTGGAGTGGGTGTGAGCAGAGAGTTAAGACAGGACTTGGAGCACCAGGGGGTctactccagcttcctctctAAGGCGGAGATCAAAGTAGAAGATGCCAAGGTAGTACTGGAAGGATCAGGAGACAAGATTGTGAGTGGAAAAATATATGACTATTATGTTGAATCTTCCTCTCACTCAATAACAGATTCAAAAACTTTGCCTGCCCAGTATGAGCTGAACACTGTCTCAAAGAAGAACTATGGAACAGAGGACACCAGCTTCATTGATTCTTCTGTAAGTCCTATCATTATGCGTGATTTGGTTCTTCCACAAAGTGCTGTTGTGGAAGACTCCTTGCAAGGACGCCTGAGGCACCCTGAAAGGCCTTCACTCCTACGCAAAGAGAGCTATATGTCTGCAGCAGAACAGTCTGAATCTTCCATCCATTTTCGGATTTCAACACAATCAAGCCCAGTGACTCACCATGGGGCCTCAGCAGATAATGAGACCATCTATCTTCAAAAATCTACAGATAAAGTACATAATATGAAGGAGGCGACTGATGTAGAGACTGTAGGAAGTGGTTCATTCTCGGGTCTTCCAGCAGAAATATTCCTCAGCAAGGATCTGgaaattttgaaaagtaaacTTAATCTTGGAAACTGTTTGGAGATACTTCATCTTGCCAAGAAAAAGGGGCAAAAATCTGTTCAGCAAGCAGCCCTGGAGGTCATGTCAGACAACTACCTACAGGTGCTTCGGGACCCCAACCTTTATGGACGGCTAATGGCTGATGAGCGGGAACGAATTCGGAAGCAGAGAATGAGAGCGAGAAGGTTTGTCATAGTTGCAGATATGGACCCTCAAGATTGCTTCAGAAAtacagcagcacagagagcaAAATCAGAACAGAGGAGCACATCCAGTGCAATGTACTTTTATGATGACTACAAAGATGTCTGGCATTCTCTTTGCCTGATCCCACAGGAGGTCATTTCTAAGGCCTGTGCTATGTGCACAATGGATAACTACTTATTTGTGGCAGTAGGTTGTCAAGGCAGTGACAGAGAAATGACTCCCTCAAAGAGAGTGTTTTGCTACAATCCTTTGACATCCATTTGGAAAGAGATTTGTCCTATGAATGAAGCCAGGCCCCGCTGTAAACTGGCAGCACTGGATGGCTACATCTATGCCATCGGAGGGGAGTGTCTCTCCTCTGTGGAGCGCTATGACCCCCGACAGGACAGATGGACATTTGTGGCTCCACTGCCTAATGATACCTTTGCTGTTGCACATCATGTGACTGTGTGCAGTGGAGAGCTCTTTGTTTCTGGGGGTACTCTTAGATATATTTTACTTCGCTACAACCCCAAAACCAACACCTGGAGGCCAAGTCTCATAGTAGGCAGCAAAGATAGATCTATAGATATGGTTGCTGTGGGAAGATTTCTCTACAGATTTGACATAAACCCATTACTGGGAGTCAGTGTGTTCCGCTACCATACGGTGGCACGGCTTTGGTATGAGTGCAGCACCAAGCGAATTCTGCACTGCCCGGCCTTCCAGTGTGTCGCAATGGATGGCACAGTTTACTGTCTCAGCCGACACTTCACCATGAGATTTGACGCCGATGAGATCTCTCCTGCTTTTGCAGATGAGGAGTTGAGTGTCCTCTCTGAAGCAAAGGGCTTACTCTTCCCCTTTATCCTTTCACTACCTGATAAGAATCCTCGACAGACAAGTGTGTAA